Proteins from one Mycobacterium sp. HUMS_12744610 genomic window:
- a CDS encoding DoxX family protein — protein MLIRRIARPLLSAVFIGQGIDSLLNPKAAAEAAAPAVGGLQSLPDPVGSSVPSDPQTVAQITAAVQVGGGLLLATGRMPRVASAALAFTVLPGNLGAHMFWSETDPQRKAEKRKDFLTDLSLLGGLMIAAADTAGKPSLGWRGRRAAERLTDKVSSALPDLSDTVGPDLDELGEKIVHGLQARAERGRELAGEAVERAEPLTKKARKRGEKLASQAAEIAEQPWARSALERGRDLADTARARGEHLAESARHLADSANGHAAENALERVGSKVKRRIR, from the coding sequence ATGTTGATCCGCAGAATCGCGCGGCCGCTGTTGTCGGCCGTGTTCATCGGGCAAGGAATCGATTCACTGCTCAACCCCAAGGCCGCGGCCGAGGCCGCGGCGCCCGCGGTGGGTGGCCTCCAGTCGTTGCCGGATCCGGTGGGCAGCAGCGTTCCGAGCGACCCGCAGACCGTCGCGCAGATCACCGCGGCGGTCCAGGTCGGGGGTGGCCTGCTGCTCGCCACCGGGCGGATGCCGCGCGTCGCCTCGGCGGCGCTGGCTTTCACCGTGTTGCCGGGCAACCTGGGCGCGCACATGTTCTGGAGCGAGACCGACCCGCAGCGCAAAGCCGAGAAGCGCAAGGATTTCCTGACCGACCTCAGCCTGCTGGGCGGTCTGATGATCGCGGCCGCCGACACCGCGGGCAAGCCGTCGCTGGGGTGGCGCGGCCGCCGGGCGGCCGAGCGCCTCACCGACAAGGTGTCCTCGGCGCTGCCGGACCTCTCGGACACGGTCGGCCCCGACCTCGACGAGCTCGGCGAGAAGATCGTGCACGGGTTGCAGGCGCGCGCCGAACGCGGCCGCGAACTGGCTGGCGAGGCCGTCGAAAGGGCCGAACCGCTGACGAAGAAGGCCCGCAAACGCGGCGAGAAACTGGCTTCTCAGGCCGCCGAGATCGCCGAGCAGCCTTGGGCCCGGTCCGCCCTCGAGCGCGGCCGCGACCTGGCCGACACCGCCCGGGCCCGCGGCGAGCACCTCGCGGAATCCGCACGTCATCTCGCCGATTCCGCGAACGGCCACGCGGCCGAGAACGCGCTGGAGCGGGTCGGTTCGAAAGTCAAGCGCCGGATTCGCTGA
- a CDS encoding gluconokinase, with protein sequence MGVSGAGKSTVGSALAQRLRVPFVDADILHPPANIAKMAAGEPLDDDDRRPWLDAVGEWLAGHRSGGVASCSALKRAYRDRLRAHCPRVEFLHLSGSPELIGARVAARAGHFMPAALLRSQFEVLEPLGADEAGVTVDVGRDVGAICDAYLSASAARRCADG encoded by the coding sequence ATGGGTGTCTCCGGCGCGGGCAAGTCGACGGTGGGTTCGGCGCTGGCGCAACGGTTGCGGGTCCCGTTCGTCGACGCCGACATCCTGCACCCGCCGGCCAACATCGCCAAGATGGCCGCGGGCGAACCGCTCGACGACGACGATCGCCGCCCGTGGCTGGACGCGGTCGGGGAGTGGTTGGCGGGCCATCGATCCGGCGGCGTGGCAAGCTGTTCTGCGCTCAAGCGCGCCTACCGCGACCGGTTGCGCGCGCACTGCCCGCGCGTCGAGTTCCTGCACCTCAGTGGTTCGCCGGAGCTCATCGGCGCCCGGGTGGCCGCCAGGGCAGGGCATTTCATGCCGGCCGCGCTGCTGCGGTCGCAGTTCGAGGTGCTCGAGCCCCTCGGCGCCGACGAGGCCGGTGTCACCGTCGACGTGGGCCGGGATGTCGGCGCGATCTGCGACGCCTACCTGTCCGCTTCGGCGGCGCGCCGGTGCGCCGACGGCTGA
- a CDS encoding phosphotransferase, giving the protein MHADTEQVIEGPDDLTASWLSAAIGAPVADFTVERIGTGQMSECYRVRLGYADGPAGPDRPESVVLKVAATDPMSRQTGLALGLYEREVCFYGDIAPRLGGPVAPCYHAAVDTTTGVFDLLLGDAGPAVVGDEIAGATTEQARLGVEELGRLHGPLLGDPALAEAPWLNRESPLSQAMVAPLYAGFVDRYGEQIEPAHRVVCERLVASFDGYLAQESEPDRIQGLVHGDYRLDNMLFGSEGADRALTVVDWQTVSWGPALTDLAYFLGCALSPPDRREHYDALLRAYHEALGPDAPIGLAEVAEGVRRQSFFGVMMAIVSSMLVERTERGDRMFMTMLQRHCEHVIDTDALATLPAAKAPESLRPDEDDELAHAPTAEPLWSESWYADFADPAQGLGGWFRLGLIANQRQALVHALLCGPGMATVAVDALVPLPADPWVVATDTVELGHSATAALRTYRVDLRAQARAYDDPSALLRGEPGSPVEMTMQLVWTTDGAPYKYRLTTRYEIPCTVSGTVSVDGTSYRVASVPGQRDHSWGVRDWWSMDWIWSALHLDDGTHLHGVNIRIPGAPAFSFGYVQDPDHNVTEVHTVDSREAFGANGLPLDATVVFDPGGIAADIEVSGQAPVRLVSADGRVSQFPRAWVTVTATDGRRGVGWVEWNRNLASR; this is encoded by the coding sequence ATGCACGCCGACACCGAGCAAGTCATCGAAGGCCCCGACGACCTCACGGCCTCCTGGTTGAGCGCGGCGATCGGCGCACCCGTCGCGGATTTCACCGTGGAGCGCATCGGCACCGGCCAGATGAGCGAGTGTTACCGGGTGCGGCTCGGCTACGCGGACGGGCCGGCCGGCCCCGACCGGCCCGAGTCGGTGGTGCTGAAGGTCGCCGCGACCGATCCGATGAGTCGCCAGACCGGGCTCGCGCTGGGTCTCTACGAACGTGAGGTCTGCTTCTACGGCGACATCGCGCCACGTCTGGGTGGCCCGGTCGCGCCCTGCTACCACGCCGCGGTCGACACCACGACCGGCGTCTTCGACCTGCTGCTCGGCGACGCGGGTCCGGCCGTCGTCGGCGACGAGATCGCCGGCGCCACAACGGAACAGGCACGACTGGGCGTCGAGGAGCTGGGACGGCTGCACGGCCCGCTGCTCGGGGATCCGGCGCTGGCCGAGGCGCCGTGGCTCAACCGCGAGTCGCCGCTGAGCCAGGCGATGGTCGCCCCGCTGTATGCCGGTTTCGTCGACCGCTACGGCGAGCAGATCGAGCCGGCGCACCGCGTGGTGTGCGAACGGCTGGTGGCCTCGTTCGACGGGTACCTGGCGCAGGAGTCCGAGCCGGACCGGATCCAGGGGCTGGTGCACGGGGACTACCGCCTGGACAACATGTTGTTCGGCAGCGAGGGGGCCGACCGCGCGTTGACCGTGGTCGACTGGCAGACCGTCTCGTGGGGCCCCGCGCTGACCGACCTGGCCTACTTCCTGGGGTGCGCGCTGTCGCCGCCGGACCGTCGGGAGCACTACGACGCGTTGCTGCGCGCCTACCACGAGGCTCTGGGACCCGACGCCCCCATCGGCCTGGCCGAAGTAGCCGAAGGTGTGCGCCGCCAGAGCTTTTTCGGGGTGATGATGGCGATCGTCTCCTCGATGCTGGTGGAGCGCACCGAGCGCGGTGACCGGATGTTCATGACGATGCTGCAACGGCATTGTGAGCACGTGATCGACACCGACGCGTTGGCGACGCTGCCGGCCGCGAAGGCACCCGAGTCGCTGCGACCGGACGAGGACGACGAACTTGCGCACGCCCCGACCGCCGAACCGCTGTGGAGCGAAAGCTGGTATGCCGACTTCGCCGATCCCGCACAGGGATTGGGCGGCTGGTTCCGCCTCGGACTGATCGCCAACCAGCGGCAGGCCCTGGTGCACGCGCTGCTGTGCGGCCCCGGCATGGCGACGGTGGCCGTCGACGCGCTGGTTCCGCTGCCCGCGGACCCGTGGGTGGTGGCCACCGACACCGTCGAGCTGGGTCACTCGGCCACCGCCGCGCTGCGGACCTACCGCGTCGACCTCCGCGCGCAGGCCCGGGCGTACGACGACCCCTCGGCCCTGTTGCGCGGGGAGCCGGGAAGTCCGGTCGAGATGACGATGCAGCTGGTGTGGACCACCGACGGCGCCCCGTACAAGTACCGGCTCACGACGCGCTACGAGATCCCGTGCACGGTCTCGGGCACTGTCAGCGTGGACGGCACCAGCTACCGCGTCGCCTCCGTGCCCGGACAGCGCGACCACTCCTGGGGGGTGCGCGACTGGTGGAGCATGGACTGGATATGGAGCGCGCTGCACCTCGACGACGGCACGCACCTGCACGGCGTGAACATCCGCATCCCCGGGGCCCCGGCGTTCAGCTTCGGCTACGTCCAGGACCCCGACCACAATGTCACCGAGGTGCACACGGTTGACTCGCGGGAAGCATTCGGCGCCAACGGTCTACCGCTGGACGCGACTGTGGTCTTCGACCCGGGCGGGATCGCCGCGGACATCGAGGTGAGCGGCCAGGCGCCGGTTCGGCTGGTCTCCGCCGACGGGCGGGTGAGCCAGTTCCCGCGCGCCTGGGTCACCGTCACCGCCACGGACGGCCGTCGCGGCGTCGGCTGGGTGGAGTGGAACCGCAACCTGGCGAGCAGGTGA
- a CDS encoding carboxylesterase/lipase family protein produces the protein MHERTVRAHTAAGAVEGFTRDGVHRWRSIPYARPPLGPLRFRAPQPARPWSGVRHCHGFGNCAPQQRRYTLLGVGKYQPMSEDCLTLNVVTPESGGAEPLPVMVFIHGGGYILGSSATPLYDGAALARRGCVYVSANYRLGALGCLDLSSLSTPDVQIDGNLFLRDLVLALQWVRDNIAAFGGDPDNVTVFGESAGAHITATLLAVPAAAGLFTRAIAESPASGMTRPKETAAEFATRFAELLGARPRGAAQALLQASPQQLVDAQHRLLDQGMKDRLGAFPIGPVFGDDVLPADPVEAMRRGHAHRVPLVVGTNAEEGRLFTRFLRMLPTNESMIEELLADAEPAARERITAAYPDYPASSACIQLGGDFAFGSAAWQIAEAHGAHAPTYLYRYDYAPRTLRWSGLGATHATELFAVFDIYRTRFGALLTAAADRRAALRVSNEVQRRWRTFSRTGVPGDDWPAYIAEDRAVMVFDRRSRVEFDPHPHRRRAWEGFSLAR, from the coding sequence ATGCATGAGCGCACCGTCCGCGCGCACACGGCCGCCGGCGCCGTCGAAGGTTTCACCCGCGACGGGGTGCACCGCTGGCGATCCATCCCCTATGCCCGCCCCCCGCTGGGGCCGCTGCGCTTCCGCGCGCCGCAGCCCGCGCGGCCGTGGTCGGGGGTGCGGCACTGCCACGGATTCGGCAACTGCGCGCCCCAGCAGCGGCGATACACCCTGCTCGGGGTCGGCAAGTACCAGCCGATGAGCGAGGACTGCCTCACCCTCAACGTCGTCACCCCCGAATCCGGCGGCGCGGAGCCGCTACCGGTGATGGTCTTCATCCACGGTGGCGGGTACATCCTGGGCAGCTCGGCGACGCCGCTCTACGACGGTGCGGCGCTGGCGCGCCGCGGGTGCGTCTACGTGTCGGCGAACTACCGGCTCGGGGCGCTGGGCTGCCTGGACCTGTCGTCGCTGTCGACACCCGACGTCCAAATCGACGGAAACCTTTTCCTGCGCGACCTGGTACTGGCGCTGCAGTGGGTACGCGACAACATCGCGGCCTTCGGCGGCGACCCGGACAACGTCACCGTCTTCGGCGAAAGCGCGGGCGCGCACATCACCGCCACGCTGCTGGCGGTGCCCGCCGCCGCAGGGTTGTTCACCCGCGCGATCGCCGAAAGTCCGGCCTCGGGCATGACGCGGCCCAAGGAGACCGCCGCCGAGTTCGCGACCCGCTTCGCCGAACTGCTCGGGGCCCGGCCCCGGGGCGCCGCGCAGGCCCTGCTGCAGGCCTCGCCGCAGCAGCTGGTCGATGCGCAGCACCGCCTGCTCGACCAGGGCATGAAGGACAGGCTGGGTGCCTTCCCGATCGGTCCCGTCTTCGGTGACGACGTCCTGCCCGCCGACCCCGTCGAGGCGATGCGGCGCGGGCATGCGCATCGGGTGCCGCTCGTCGTGGGCACCAACGCCGAGGAGGGCAGGTTGTTCACCCGCTTCCTGCGGATGCTGCCCACCAACGAGTCGATGATCGAGGAGCTGCTGGCCGACGCCGAACCGGCTGCGCGCGAACGCATCACCGCCGCCTACCCCGACTACCCCGCGTCGTCGGCGTGTATCCAGCTCGGCGGGGACTTCGCGTTCGGCTCGGCGGCCTGGCAGATCGCCGAGGCCCACGGCGCCCACGCGCCCACCTACCTGTACCGCTACGACTACGCCCCGCGGACCCTGCGCTGGTCGGGTCTGGGCGCCACGCATGCCACCGAGTTGTTCGCGGTCTTCGACATCTATCGGACCCGGTTCGGCGCGTTGCTGACGGCCGCGGCCGACCGCCGGGCCGCGCTGCGGGTCAGCAACGAGGTGCAGCGCCGCTGGCGGACCTTCAGCCGCACCGGGGTACCCGGCGACGACTGGCCCGCCTACATCGCCGAGGACCGCGCCGTCATGGTTTTCGACCGCAGGAGCCGCGTCGAGTTCGACCCGCATCCGCATCGCCGGAGGGCCTGGGAAGGCTTTTCACTGGCGCGTTGA
- a CDS encoding cation transporting ATPase C-terminal domain-containing protein, protein MTGVGVNDAPALREAAIGVAMGRSGTDVAREAADLVRLDDNISTIVAAVEQGRATFANLRRFLTYHLDNVAELAPFVVWALSAGTFPLSIGVLQVLALDIGTDVLTALALGAESAAAHVLERPRRTDTCWIGDCSRAFGVLGPAEAAVKRGAFLAAFLALGWRPGAPFPHGPALLAASGAAFTAVVFGQVANAFACRSTTRPAWTVARRTTRLLLVAVGAELAMLAAFLYLPPARPNRPDVGRLADRPARRARRRHDPQAAPRTWRGDSTRHQLTGSSFMP, encoded by the coding sequence ATGACCGGCGTCGGGGTCAACGACGCGCCGGCCCTGCGCGAAGCGGCAATCGGGGTGGCCATGGGCCGGTCGGGCACCGACGTGGCCCGCGAAGCCGCCGACCTGGTGCGGCTCGACGACAACATCAGCACCATCGTCGCCGCCGTCGAACAGGGCCGGGCCACGTTCGCCAACCTGCGCCGCTTCCTCACCTATCACCTCGACAACGTGGCCGAGCTCGCCCCGTTCGTGGTCTGGGCGCTCAGCGCCGGGACGTTCCCCCTCTCGATCGGGGTGCTGCAGGTGTTGGCGCTCGACATCGGCACCGACGTCCTGACCGCCCTGGCCCTGGGGGCGGAGTCGGCCGCCGCGCACGTGCTCGAACGGCCCCGGCGCACGGACACCTGCTGGATCGGCGACTGTTCGCGCGCGTTCGGGGTGCTGGGCCCGGCCGAGGCCGCCGTAAAGCGCGGCGCCTTCCTGGCCGCGTTCCTCGCCCTCGGCTGGCGGCCGGGTGCGCCCTTCCCGCACGGTCCGGCGCTTCTCGCAGCCTCTGGGGCCGCGTTCACCGCCGTGGTGTTCGGGCAGGTGGCCAACGCCTTCGCCTGCCGCAGCACGACGCGCCCCGCCTGGACCGTGGCGCGGCGGACCACCCGCCTGCTGCTGGTCGCCGTCGGCGCCGAACTCGCCATGCTGGCGGCCTTTTTGTATCTGCCACCTGCTCGGCCAAACCGGCCCGACGTGGGCCGGCTGGCTGACCGCCCTGCTCGCCGTGCCCGCCGCCGACACGATCCACAAGCGGCTCCGCGGACGTGGCGCGGTGACAGCACGCGTCACCAGCTGACCGGAAGCTCCTTCATGCCGTAG
- a CDS encoding cytochrome P450, with translation MTTTSDFCPGTDLPAIPLPRAEHCPLAAPAEFVDWRDEPGLRRVMYHGRPAWAVSRYRDIRAALLDPRLSADTIPAALKPAGPDSTIPVMFARVDDPEHHRLRRMMTRDFTFRRCEAMRPQIQDLVDQHLDRMIAGGPPADLVRDFALPVPSLVIAMLLGVPAEDLGLFQHHSTVGLQTSATDEQRAESFGAMYVYIHELVERRVHDPGDDLISRLVTGYVMTGQLTRETAAMTGVVMMLAGHETSANMISLGTVALLDNPDVFRRLGETGDSSAAANVVEELMRYLSIVHSQVDRVATENLTLGGQVVRAGDFLVMNLPAGNWDPEFTDHPETFDPGRNNRGHLGFGYGTHQCIGQNLARVEMQVAFATLARRLPGLKLAVPPEELSFKEADIYGMKELPVSW, from the coding sequence ATGACAACGACTTCGGACTTCTGCCCCGGAACCGACTTGCCGGCCATCCCCCTCCCGCGCGCCGAACACTGTCCCCTTGCCGCCCCGGCCGAGTTCGTGGACTGGCGCGACGAGCCGGGGCTGCGGCGGGTCATGTATCACGGGCGGCCGGCGTGGGCGGTGAGTCGCTACCGCGACATCAGGGCGGCGCTGCTGGATCCGCGCTTGTCCGCCGACACCATCCCGGCCGCCCTGAAGCCGGCGGGACCTGACAGCACCATCCCGGTGATGTTCGCGCGGGTCGACGATCCCGAGCATCATCGGTTGCGGCGCATGATGACTCGCGATTTCACCTTCCGGCGCTGCGAGGCCATGCGCCCGCAGATCCAGGATCTGGTCGACCAGCACCTCGACAGGATGATCGCCGGCGGGCCGCCCGCGGACCTGGTGCGTGACTTCGCGCTGCCGGTGCCCTCGCTGGTCATCGCGATGCTGCTGGGTGTGCCAGCTGAGGACCTGGGGCTGTTCCAGCACCACTCGACGGTGGGGCTGCAGACGAGCGCAACCGACGAGCAGCGGGCCGAGTCGTTCGGGGCCATGTACGTCTACATCCACGAGCTGGTGGAGCGCCGGGTCCACGACCCCGGTGACGACTTGATCAGCCGCCTGGTCACCGGGTACGTCATGACCGGCCAGCTCACCCGCGAGACCGCGGCCATGACCGGTGTGGTGATGATGCTGGCCGGCCACGAGACCAGCGCGAACATGATCTCGCTGGGAACCGTTGCGCTGCTGGACAATCCCGACGTGTTCCGCCGGCTCGGCGAGACCGGTGACTCGTCGGCGGCAGCGAACGTCGTCGAGGAACTGATGCGCTACCTCAGCATCGTGCACAGCCAGGTCGATCGCGTGGCGACCGAGAACCTGACCCTCGGCGGCCAAGTGGTTCGTGCCGGGGACTTCCTCGTCATGAACCTGCCCGCGGGCAACTGGGATCCCGAGTTCACCGACCACCCGGAGACCTTCGATCCTGGCCGGAATAACCGGGGGCACTTGGGTTTCGGCTACGGTACGCACCAGTGCATCGGCCAGAACCTCGCGCGGGTCGAGATGCAGGTCGCGTTCGCCACGCTGGCGCGGCGGCTGCCCGGGCTGAAACTGGCCGTACCGCCGGAGGAGCTGAGCTTCAAAGAGGCCGACATCTACGGCATGAAGGAGCTTCCGGTCAGCTGGTGA
- a CDS encoding TetR/AcrR family transcriptional regulator, protein MTAVEDRPLRSDAARNVARILRSARAVYSELGPDTPLETVARRAGVGERTLYRRFPTKAALVRAALDQGIAEDLTPVIEEARRADDPLQGLAQLIEAAISLGAREHNLLTAAHRTGSLTPDISVALNDALNDLVRRGQRCGRVRDDLVADDLPRLVAMLYSVLSTMDSAGGGWRRYVALVLDALSLDERRPLPPAPAFRYASGPNSWPL, encoded by the coding sequence ATGACGGCGGTTGAAGATCGGCCGCTCCGGTCCGACGCGGCGCGCAACGTTGCGCGCATTCTGCGCAGCGCACGCGCGGTGTACAGCGAGTTGGGCCCTGACACTCCCCTCGAGACCGTCGCCCGCCGCGCGGGCGTGGGGGAACGGACCCTCTACCGGAGGTTCCCGACCAAAGCCGCCCTGGTCCGCGCCGCCCTGGATCAGGGCATCGCCGAGGACCTCACGCCGGTGATCGAGGAGGCCCGCCGAGCCGACGACCCACTACAAGGCCTCGCCCAGCTGATCGAGGCGGCGATCTCCCTCGGCGCGCGCGAACACAACCTCCTGACCGCCGCACACCGGACCGGATCGCTGACCCCCGACATCTCGGTCGCGCTCAACGACGCCCTCAACGACCTTGTCCGCCGGGGCCAGCGGTGCGGCCGTGTTCGCGACGATCTGGTGGCCGACGATCTGCCCCGGCTGGTCGCGATGCTCTACAGCGTGCTGTCGACGATGGATTCCGCCGGCGGTGGCTGGCGCCGCTACGTCGCCCTCGTCCTCGACGCGCTATCCCTCGACGAGCGCCGGCCGCTCCCCCCGGCGCCCGCTTTCCGTTATGCGTCCGGGCCGAACAGCTGGCCGCTCTAG